A genome region from Tolypothrix sp. PCC 7712 includes the following:
- a CDS encoding Uma2 family endonuclease, with translation MLNYNLPRYLPSAEELPDSDDTPVDNELQELIPGLLKAILLILWSERMDWFFGVDMGIYHHPDEPPIVPDGFLSLGVERFYDEELRPSYVLWEENVLPILVLEVVSQTYRKEYTAKLQQYAELGVLYYVIYAPRRRRKARLEVYKLVNGSYELQAGNPIWLPEIGLGIGCERGNYSGVTREWMYWYNEQGKRYPTPKEQIQQEVQRAQQAEQRAQQAEQRAQQLAEKLRALGINPDEQ, from the coding sequence ATGTTAAACTACAACCTGCCGAGGTACTTGCCTTCTGCTGAAGAATTGCCCGACTCTGACGATACACCTGTGGATAATGAACTGCAAGAATTAATACCAGGCTTATTAAAAGCAATACTGCTAATTCTTTGGTCAGAACGCATGGACTGGTTCTTTGGCGTAGATATGGGTATTTATCATCACCCAGATGAACCGCCCATTGTACCCGATGGCTTTCTGAGCTTAGGAGTAGAGCGTTTTTATGATGAAGAATTACGTCCCAGTTATGTGTTGTGGGAAGAAAATGTTCTACCTATTTTAGTGCTAGAGGTAGTTTCCCAAACTTATCGCAAAGAATACACTGCTAAGTTACAACAATATGCAGAATTAGGTGTACTTTACTACGTAATTTATGCTCCTCGCCGTCGTCGCAAAGCGCGTTTAGAAGTATATAAGTTAGTTAATGGTAGTTATGAATTGCAAGCCGGAAACCCAATTTGGCTACCAGAAATTGGTTTAGGAATTGGTTGCGAAAGGGGAAACTATTCCGGTGTAACGCGGGAATGGATGTATTGGTACAATGAGCAAGGAAAGCGTTATCCTACGCCAAAAGAACAGATTCAACAAGAAGTACAACGCGCGCAGCAAGCAGAGCAACGCGCTCAACAAGCAGAACAACGCGCTCAACAATTAGCAGAAAAATTGAGAGCGCTGGGTATAAACCCTGATGAGCAATGA
- a CDS encoding chemotaxis protein CheA, with translation MELTEIDDDIEAFLVESYENLDQIERDIIELEKEYGNGESLVRIYRSLHTLKGNCGFLPFPKLEALAHAAESLLSSLRERTLAITPQIVSTLLQTIDSIRQMLSAIATTRKESDRDYAQLIEKITALQQTQPAATSPAPPTVEFDGDLEDSTQTTSESHIRVNVGLLDQVMNLVGELVLARNQVMRLSTKLKDSDLTAACQRLNGITGELQEQVMKTRLQPINSIWQKFPRVVRDLAIASGKQVAVEMAGIDTELDKSIIEAIKDPLTHLIRNCVDHGIEFPAERTAKGKPAVGRLFLGAAYENGKVNLEISDDGRGLNPERLKARSQQLGLVSATQAATMTDSEAMNLIFLRGFSTAEQITNLSGRGVGMDIVKDNIEKINGSIEIESQLGQGTTFKLKIPLTLAIISALIISSGGDFYAIPQGNLQELVRLETEPGLKNIEIFYDVPVYRLRGELIPLIYLNQILQISTTNSELLSIVIIQADNYRFGLVVDSIEDIQEIVVKPLGKQLKHISLFAGATILGDGKVGLIIDVVGLAKQAGVSATYQQLANATDVSIPESDRQTLLLFTGPQDAHMGIPLAIASRLAEIPATAIEKVANQLVVRYDKQILPLIDLHTIFGDRTFDNLAIETETLSIIIVSPYPAVSVALVVDHILDIVEEALTIKGIPSREGILFSTVIQGKITEILDMEAIIRKTNPYLLQLVNSR, from the coding sequence ATGGAGTTAACAGAGATAGATGATGACATAGAAGCATTTCTCGTTGAAAGCTACGAGAATCTCGATCAAATTGAACGTGACATTATTGAGCTAGAGAAAGAATATGGAAATGGTGAATCGTTAGTCAGGATTTATCGCTCACTGCACACCCTTAAAGGTAATTGTGGCTTTTTACCGTTTCCTAAGTTAGAAGCGCTGGCTCATGCGGCGGAAAGTTTGTTGTCGAGTCTGCGCGAACGCACTTTAGCCATTACTCCTCAAATCGTCAGTACGTTACTCCAAACAATCGACAGTATCAGACAGATGTTGTCTGCGATCGCAACGACAAGAAAAGAAAGCGATCGCGATTATGCTCAACTGATTGAGAAAATCACCGCATTACAACAAACTCAGCCAGCAGCAACCTCCCCAGCACCGCCAACTGTAGAATTCGATGGCGATTTGGAAGATTCCACCCAGACAACCTCAGAATCTCATATCCGCGTCAATGTGGGGTTGTTAGATCAGGTGATGAATTTGGTAGGCGAACTGGTGTTAGCGCGTAACCAAGTTATGAGATTATCTACCAAGCTCAAAGATAGCGACTTGACTGCGGCTTGCCAACGCTTAAACGGAATTACAGGCGAATTGCAAGAACAGGTGATGAAAACTCGCCTCCAACCAATAAATAGTATCTGGCAAAAATTTCCCCGAGTAGTTCGTGATTTAGCGATCGCTTCTGGTAAACAAGTTGCAGTGGAAATGGCGGGGATAGATACAGAGCTTGATAAAAGTATTATTGAAGCCATCAAAGATCCTTTAACGCACTTAATCCGCAACTGTGTAGATCATGGGATTGAGTTCCCCGCAGAACGCACAGCTAAGGGTAAACCTGCTGTGGGGAGGTTATTTCTGGGAGCTGCTTACGAAAACGGTAAAGTCAATCTAGAAATTAGCGATGATGGTAGGGGACTCAACCCCGAACGCCTCAAAGCGCGATCGCAACAACTGGGATTAGTCAGCGCCACCCAAGCAGCAACGATGACTGACTCAGAAGCAATGAACTTAATTTTTTTACGTGGCTTCTCTACCGCCGAACAAATCACCAACCTCTCAGGAAGAGGGGTAGGAATGGATATCGTCAAAGACAATATCGAAAAAATTAACGGTAGCATCGAAATTGAAAGTCAGTTAGGACAGGGAACCACATTTAAATTAAAAATTCCCCTGACATTGGCGATTATTTCCGCCTTAATTATTAGCAGTGGCGGCGATTTTTATGCCATTCCTCAAGGAAATCTCCAAGAACTAGTTCGCCTGGAAACAGAGCCAGGACTAAAAAATATTGAGATATTTTATGATGTTCCCGTGTATCGCTTGCGGGGTGAACTTATACCGTTAATTTACCTCAATCAAATATTACAAATTAGTACTACTAACAGCGAACTGCTGAGTATAGTGATTATTCAAGCTGATAACTATCGCTTCGGCTTGGTAGTAGATAGCATTGAAGATATTCAAGAAATCGTCGTCAAACCCTTAGGCAAACAATTAAAGCATATCTCCTTATTTGCTGGAGCCACAATTTTAGGAGATGGAAAAGTCGGATTAATTATTGATGTCGTCGGTTTAGCCAAGCAAGCTGGTGTCAGCGCCACATATCAGCAGTTAGCGAATGCTACAGATGTCAGTATTCCAGAAAGCGATCGCCAAACTCTTTTACTGTTTACAGGCCCCCAAGACGCACACATGGGTATTCCTTTAGCGATCGCATCTCGACTGGCGGAGATTCCCGCAACTGCGATTGAGAAAGTCGCTAATCAGTTGGTTGTGCGGTATGACAAGCAAATTTTACCGCTAATTGATCTACATACTATATTTGGCGATCGCACCTTTGATAATCTAGCAATAGAAACCGAGACATTATCAATTATTATTGTCTCTCCCTATCCAGCAGTAAGCGTAGCGTTAGTAGTTGATCACATTCTTGATATTGTCGAGGAAGCGCTGACAATTAAAGGTATACCTAGTAGAGAAGGTATTTTATTCTCTACTGTAATTCAAGGTAAAATCACAGAAATTCTGGATATGGAAGCGATAATTAGGAAGACAAATCCTTATTTATTACAACTAGTAAATTCTCGATAA
- a CDS encoding response regulator: MALVLIIDDAAFSRRMIRKFLQVDGYEILEASNGREGLEMVHKHQPNCVLADILMPEMNGFEFLQALQDEQLKIPTIIISADIQDGSRNQSYQLGAVNFINKPPKESELRAAVQQVLNTKE, translated from the coding sequence ATGGCTTTGGTTTTAATTATCGATGATGCAGCATTTTCTCGCAGAATGATTCGCAAGTTTCTGCAAGTAGATGGTTATGAAATCCTCGAAGCTAGTAATGGACGCGAGGGGTTAGAAATGGTGCATAAGCATCAGCCAAACTGTGTGTTAGCTGATATTTTAATGCCGGAAATGAATGGTTTTGAATTTTTGCAAGCTCTCCAAGATGAACAATTAAAAATTCCTACCATTATCATCTCAGCAGATATTCAAGATGGCTCACGCAATCAAAGTTATCAGTTAGGCGCAGTTAACTTTATTAACAAACCGCCAAAAGAAAGTGAATTGCGCGCAGCAGTTCAGCAAGTTCTCAATACCAAGGAATAA
- a CDS encoding chemotaxis protein CheC encodes MNVTAEQLDALQELINIGVGRAASLLNEMVNSHIRLEIPFVKVLTAVDAYEELALRFHDDSLAAVRLGFTGPFYGTAGLIFPTDSASSLVAVLTGENPDSTDLDAVKIGTLSEIGNIVINGVMGSIGNVLRQHMSYTIPVYLEDKIENLLASANVSESKILLAQARFTIEQLELIGDIILIFELDTFDTLIQIINQEMGVS; translated from the coding sequence ATGAATGTGACAGCAGAACAATTAGATGCCCTCCAAGAATTAATTAATATTGGAGTTGGTAGGGCAGCAAGTTTACTCAATGAAATGGTAAACTCTCACATTCGTCTAGAAATTCCTTTTGTCAAGGTATTAACAGCTGTGGATGCCTATGAAGAATTAGCTTTACGATTTCATGATGATAGTTTAGCCGCTGTGAGACTCGGCTTTACAGGCCCCTTTTACGGTACAGCTGGCTTAATTTTCCCAACTGACAGCGCCTCATCATTAGTAGCAGTTTTGACTGGTGAAAACCCAGATTCAACTGATTTGGATGCAGTTAAAATTGGCACATTAAGCGAAATCGGTAATATTGTAATTAATGGGGTAATGGGTTCAATAGGTAATGTGTTGAGACAGCACATGAGTTACACAATACCTGTTTATTTAGAAGATAAAATTGAAAATTTATTAGCATCTGCCAATGTGAGCGAGTCAAAAATTTTGCTAGCACAAGCAAGATTTACGATTGAGCAATTAGAACTAATTGGAGATATCATTTTAATATTTGAATTAGATACATTTGATACCTTAATTCAAATAATTAATCAGGAAATGGGAGTATCATGA
- a CDS encoding ATP-binding protein, producing MNRIEQAQEKFALLDKITLGAFVLQSDYSVLFWNSSLEEWTQIPRSRILGNSILEYFSHLNQPRYIHRLEQIFQGGPPTIFSSQLHQYIIPVPLPQEKYRIQHTTVTAVEADGDFYALFSIQDVTELTFRVQEYKNVRDQALAEAEARQRSQEAAEAANRIKDEFLAIVSHELRSPLNPILGWAKLLKKRNLNETTTLRAVETIERNAELQAQLIDDLLDISRILRGKLGLNLETVNLATTIEAALETVRLAAEAKSIQIHLKLDRKVAQVKGDSSRLQQVVWNLLSNAIKFTPSGGEIEVKLQQIDSQVEIQVSDTGKGISPDFLPHVFEYFRQADSTITRRSGGLGLGLAIVRQLVELHGGRVWAESLGEDKGATFTVSLPALPKTLRLSARDSDLSQDSYSLSVPYAPLEAIKVLVVDDDVDTREFLAFLLEQHGAIVTSAASANEALIAIAQSKPDLLLSDLGMPEVDGYALIRKIRSMPAQQGKEIPAIALTAYAAETTQQQVFAAGFQLHIAKPADPSKLIAAIVALVKR from the coding sequence ATGAATAGAATCGAACAAGCTCAAGAAAAATTCGCCCTGCTAGATAAAATTACTTTAGGAGCTTTTGTTCTACAGTCAGACTACAGTGTTTTATTCTGGAATAGCAGTTTAGAAGAATGGACACAAATTCCCCGCAGTCGGATTTTAGGTAATTCAATTCTGGAATATTTTTCCCATCTTAATCAACCGCGCTACATTCATCGCTTAGAGCAAATTTTTCAAGGTGGCCCGCCTACAATATTTTCTTCGCAATTACATCAATATATTATTCCCGTACCGTTACCCCAAGAAAAATATCGCATTCAGCACACCACAGTAACTGCTGTAGAAGCTGATGGTGATTTTTATGCATTATTTTCCATTCAAGATGTTACCGAACTCACCTTCCGTGTTCAAGAATATAAAAACGTGCGCGATCAAGCATTAGCAGAAGCAGAAGCACGCCAGCGATCGCAAGAAGCCGCCGAAGCCGCAAACCGCATCAAAGATGAATTTCTTGCTATTGTCTCTCATGAATTGCGATCGCCTCTTAATCCAATTTTAGGATGGGCGAAGTTACTCAAAAAACGTAATTTAAATGAAACAACTACCCTACGCGCTGTAGAAACTATCGAACGTAATGCCGAATTACAAGCACAGTTAATTGATGATTTGTTAGATATTTCGCGTATTTTGCGAGGTAAACTCGGCTTAAATTTAGAAACAGTGAATCTCGCCACCACAATTGAAGCAGCTTTAGAAACAGTCAGATTAGCAGCAGAAGCCAAATCTATTCAAATTCATCTCAAATTAGATCGTAAAGTAGCACAGGTAAAAGGTGATAGTAGCCGATTGCAACAAGTAGTGTGGAATTTGCTTTCTAACGCCATCAAATTCACTCCATCTGGTGGAGAAATAGAAGTTAAATTACAACAAATAGATTCACAAGTAGAAATTCAAGTCAGCGATACAGGTAAAGGTATTAGTCCAGATTTTCTACCCCATGTATTTGAATATTTCCGCCAAGCCGATAGTACAATCACCCGTAGATCGGGGGGATTAGGATTAGGTTTAGCGATTGTGCGTCAACTTGTAGAATTACATGGTGGTAGAGTTTGGGCAGAAAGTCTTGGAGAAGACAAAGGCGCAACATTTACAGTTTCTCTACCCGCGTTACCAAAAACCCTAAGATTATCAGCTAGAGATAGCGATTTATCACAAGATTCCTATTCTTTATCTGTACCTTATGCCCCATTAGAAGCAATCAAGGTATTAGTTGTAGACGATGATGTAGATACAAGAGAATTTCTCGCCTTTTTATTAGAACAGCATGGTGCAATCGTCACCAGCGCCGCCTCAGCCAACGAAGCACTGATTGCGATCGCTCAATCAAAACCCGATTTATTATTAAGCGACTTAGGTATGCCAGAAGTTGATGGCTACGCCTTAATCCGTAAAATCCGCAGTATGCCAGCCCAGCAAGGAAAAGAAATTCCCGCGATCGCCCTCACCGCCTACGCCGCAGAAACCACACAACAACAGGTATTTGCGGCGGGATTTCAACTGCATATCGCAAAACCCGCCGATCCGTCAAAATTAATCGCTGCGATCGTTGCACTGGTGAAACGGTGA